From Rutidosis leptorrhynchoides isolate AG116_Rl617_1_P2 chromosome 3, CSIRO_AGI_Rlap_v1, whole genome shotgun sequence, a single genomic window includes:
- the LOC139900939 gene encoding secreted RxLR effector protein 161-like, producing MIGVPYASAIGSIMYAMRCTRPDVSFALNMTSRYQQNPGDSHWIAVKNILKYLRNTKNMFLVYEGFDELSVKCYTDASVETDRDDSRSQSGYVFVMNGGAVDWRSSKQSTTAMSTTESEYIAASEAAQEAVWIRKFISGLGVVPSIENPMDMYCDNTGAIVIANEPGVLRGAKHIL from the coding sequence ATGATTGGAgtcccatatgcttcagctattggATCCATCATGTATGCTATGAGGTGCACTAGACCAGATGTTTCTTTCGCTCTCAATATGACGAGCCGAtaccaacagaatccaggtgatagTCACTGGATTGCTGTAAAGAATATATTGAAGTATTTGAGAAACACTAAAAATATGTTCTTAGTTTACGAAGGTTTCGATGAACTGAGCGTAAAGTGTTACACTGATGCTAGTGttgaaactgatcgagatgatagtCGATCACAATCTGGCTACGTTTTCGTTATGAACGGAGGTGCAGTCGACTGGAGAAGCTCGAAGCAGAGCACTACAGCGATGTCTACAACAGAATCAGAATACATTGCTGCATCTGAAGCTGCTCAGGAAGCTGTTTGGATCAGAAAATTCATATCTGGGCTTGGCGTTGTTCCCAGCATTGAAAATCCCATGGACATGTATTGCGACAATACTGGTGCTATAGTAATAGCAAATGAACCAGGAGTTCTACGTGGTGCCAAACACATCCTTTGA
- the LOC139900940 gene encoding uncharacterized protein, translated as MTIRSILEKEKLNGNNFIDWYQNLQIVLKSERKLHHLENPLLEAPPETANATVRNAYTKKYNEQLEVACLMLASMTSELQRNLMDYNAYDMIEELKTMFQQQAEHEFFETVKAFHACKHELGKPVSQYVLKMKGYLDQLEHLGYAMPPVLGVHLILTSLSKDYDGFVMNYNMHSMGKTIPELHAMLKQAENGLPKKTPAVLTIKEGKIQKRNPQAGSGNGKGKSKQAFTPKKKIPPPAKKEHPAKNMACHHCGQIGHWRQNCVLYLEELKKGKAGSTSTSGIFVIELYNFPNKTWVYDTSCGTHICNDMQGLMKIQNLNKGALDLYVGNGDRAAVEAIGSYELILPSGLILILDNCHYAPSITRGVISVSRLKDNGFNHVFTDYENQLEKTIKVLRSDRGGDYMSQEFLDHLRDHGIVSQFTPPYTPQHNRVSERRNRTLLDMVNKTPYEIWHGKVPNLSYLKVWGCEAHVKRDTPNKLESRTIKCIFVGYLKETMGYYFYYPAENKVFTARYAKFLEKSLLLQEASGSTVDLEEIQEQDTLPSVGTSEISTEPQHESVEAQDEACLIRRSNRTSRPTERLNLMVTTEDLELGDLGEPANYKAALLDLKSDKWQDAMNEEMQSMKDNQVWRLIDLPPNIKPVGCKWIFKKKTDMDGNVHTFKACLVAKGYTNLQG; from the exons ATGACCATAAGGTCAATCCTTGAGAAGGAAAAATTGAATGGTAACAACTTCATTGACTGGTATCAAAACCTTCAGATTGTCTTAAAGTCTGAAAGGAAGTTGCACCATCTAGAAAATCCTTTACTTGAAGCTCCACCTGAAACTGCTAATGCTACTGTTCGTAATGCTTATACTAAGAAGTATAACGAACAACTTGAAGTGGCATGTCTTATGCTTGCTAGCATGACCTCTGAGCTCCAAAGGAACTTAATGGACTACAATGCATATGACATGATCGAGGAACTCAAGACGATGTTCCAACAACAGGCAGAACATGAATTTTTTGAAACTGTGAAAGCGTTTCACGCTTGCAAACATGAGTTGGGAAAGCCAGTTAGCCAATATGTCTTGAAGATGAAAGGCTATCTGGATCAATTGGAGCACCTAGGTTATGCTATGCCACCAGTTCTTGGAGTGCACTTGATACTTACTTCACTATCTAAGGACTATGAtggatttgtaatgaattacaatatgcatagCATGGGAAAAACCATTCCTGAGCTACATGCAATGCTTAAGCAAGCTGAAAATGGGCTACCAAAGAAGACTCCTGCAGTCTTAACCATAAAGGAAGGTAAAATCCAGAAAAGAAATCCGCAAGCTGGAAGTGGAAATGGAAAAGGAAAGAGTAAGCAAGCTTTCACTCctaagaagaaaattccaccaccAGCAAAGAAAGAGCATCCCGCAAAGAACATGGCTTGTCACCATTGTGGCCAGATTGGTCATTGGAGACAAAACTGTGTGCTTTACTTGGAAGAGTTGAAGAAGGGAAAGGCTGGTTCGACCAGCACTTCAGGTATCTTCGTTATAGAACTCTATAATTTTCCTAATAAAACTTGGGTGTATGACACTAGTTGTGGTACTCATATTTGTAATGATATGCAGGGACTTATGAAAATTCAGAACCTGAATAAGGGGGCTTTAGATCTATATGTTGGCAATGGCGATCGTGCAGCTGTCGAAGCTATAGGAAGCTATGAGCTCATCCTCCCAAGTGGACTTATTCTTATTTTAGATAATTGTCATTATGCACCTTCTATTACTAGAGGTGTTATTTCAGTTTCTCGTTTGAAGGATAATGGTTTTAATCATGTATTCACAGATTATG aaaatcagCTCGAAAAGACCATTAAGGTTCTACGGTCCGACCGTGGAGGTGattatatgagtcaagagtttttagatCATCTGAGAGATCATGGGATTGTCTCACAGTTTACTCCTCCTTACACACCTCAGCATAATAGGGTGTCAGAAAGGAGAAATCGAACTTTGCTTGACATG gtaaacAAGACACCATATGAAATATGGCATGGAAAAGTCCCAAATCTGTCTtacttgaaagtctggggttgtgaggctCACGTGAAGCGTGATACGCCAAACAAACTTGAGTCCAGAACTATCAAGTGTATCTTTGTAGGATACCTAAAGGAAACGATGGGATACTACTTCTACTATCCAGCAGAAAACAAGGTTTTCACTGCTAGATATGCTAAGTTTTTGGAGAAGAGTCTCCTCTTACAGGAAGCAAGTGGGAGCactgtagatcttgaagaaattcaagaacaagATACATTACCTTCTGTAGGCACTAGCGAAATTAGTACTGAGCCTCAACATGAAAGTGTCGAGGCACAAGACGAAGCATGTCTCATTCGTAGATCTAATAGAACTTCTCGTCCAACTGAAAGGTTAAACCTTATGGTTACGACGGAGGACTTGGAATTAGGGGATCTGGGCGAACCTGCTAATTACAAAGCTGCATTGTTAGATCTTAAATCTGATAAATGGCAAGATGCTATGAATGAAGAGATGcaatccatgaaagataatcaagtttgGCGCTTGATTGATCTCCCACCAAACATCAAGCCTGTTGGGTGTaaatggatcttcaagaagaagaccgacatggatggaaatgtacacacctTTAAGGCCTGCTTGGTAGCAAAAGGTTATACAAACCTACAGGGTTGA